The window GCTCGACCGCAAGCAGAAGGCCATGCGGGACCTGACTGCGCAGATCCAGCAGAAGATCGACAGCGTTATCGAGCGCGGGATCATAGTGCGCAGCGTGGACGACGGCCTGGTCGATTTCCAGTCTGTGCGTGAGGGCAGGGAGGTCTACCTGTGCTGGATAAAGGGCGAGCGGGAGATCAAATTCTGGCACGAGACGAACGTGGGCTTTGCAGGCCGCCAGCCTCTATGACACCGTTCCTGAAACGGCGCGGCGGGGGCCCTGGCTTTCAGGTCGCAGCAACATGGATACCAGCGCCGCGCCGGTTGCAAGGACAGCGCAAACGATGAGCGCGTCCCCGAAGGCGTGCTGAATCGACAGCGCGTTAACGCCGGTTGGCGTATAGCCACGATTCGTGAACTCCACGGCGTAGAAGCGCTCCCTGATAGTGAAGACGGTGCCCATGAGCGCCACGCCCACAGCGTAGGCCGCCTGGCGCCCCATGGCGATGGATGCGGACGCGGTCCCCAGCCTGTCCGGCGGCGCCGATCCCATGACGACGCTGTGGGCTACAGGCTCAAAGAGCGCACCCCCCAGCCCGGCCGCCAGAAGCGGGGCGGCTATCGCAGCATCGGAAGGCCACTCGGCCAGCCCGCTGAGCCAGAGTAGCGAAGACGCAAG is drawn from SAR202 cluster bacterium and contains these coding sequences:
- a CDS encoding MFS transporter, whose product is MFLVGGNFLLASSLLWLSGLAEWPSDAAIAAPLLAAGLGGALFEPVAHSVVMGSAPPDRLGTASASIAMGRQAAYAVGVALMGTVFTIRERFYAVEFTNRGYTPTGVNALSIQHAFGDALIVCAVLATGAALVSMLLRPESQGPRRAVSGTVS
- a CDS encoding DUF2203 family protein; this translates as MPDKFYTLEEAQALVPWLQRTFDEIDPLMADARRLEDELGDIMGKVHSNGHGEMDKPLDRKQKAMRDLTAQIQQKIDSVIERGIIVRSVDDGLVDFQSVREGREVYLCWIKGEREIKFWHETNVGFAGRQPL